The genome window GGATACTGTTTTTTCGAAAGTTCAGCAATATTTTCCAGCTTTTCAATTAAGTATTGGCAATTGGTCAAGGTACTTATTGATAAGTGTTTTAATCACTCTATCAGCAGCAACGATTGAATATTTGCTTTATTGGTTATCTTTTTCTTTTACCGTTTACCAAGGCTGGGTTAATTGGTACTGGCCTGTTGGCTTTCGAGTGGCGTGTTTAGCGTTGTTTCCGTTTAGATATTGGCCTGCGCTATTGTTATCTGGTGGTTTAGCGCAGTTTTCAATACAGGTGATTCATTTAGGGCAGCCATATGAGCAATATCTCCACTATATTTACTTGTGTTTTAAGCCCGTTTTTATCTTTCGAATATTTGCGATTATCTACGTAAAACTAGCACTCAAAGAGTTCACTTTAACGAAAGTTGTTCCCGCTATTAAGATAATTGCCGCCTGTACGTTTTATCGATTGGTCTCAAATATTTATATCATTTTAAATAATCCTCAGTATCAAAATATTCCTGATGAGCGAAAGTTTGAAATGATGATGGCACAATTTTTAGGTGGCTTTATCGCGATTATTGTCATTGTACCGATAGCTTTTGCGCTTAAAGAAGCGTGGATAAATCGGGGAAAAATAAATATCAGAGAATTAATACATCTTGGTTTATCGTTAGTAGCACTGATTGCAACAATTTTTTTTCTCTACCAAGTTCAACCGCACACAGTTTACCTTATGAAAATACTCATCTTTGTACCTTTGCTTTGGTTCACTTATCGGTTTGGCTGGTTAGGTGCGATAGCCGCTTCAACTACAATTAACGGGCTTATTATATTTTCTCTATTTGGTTTAAATGATACCCAGCAACTGCTGGACAATGAATTGTATGTTATTACGGTCGCATTAATGGGGGTCTTATTTGGTGCGTTAATGTCAGAGCAATCGAAGATTAATCAGGTACTGCAAACTAATAACCGTGAGTTAACTCAATCCAACCAGCAATTATCAGCACTGTCAGCCAATAATCAAGCCTTAGCCAATAAAGTGATATCTATTCAAGAAGAGGAAAGGAGAAAACTCTCCCACGAGTTACATGATGAAGTAGGGCAGAACATTACAGCGCTTAAAGTTGAGCTTAAAGTGCTGCAACACCAACTTGCCAATGATGAGCAATCTAAAACATATCTTCATTTAAATAATGCCGCAGATAAAATATATGATTCTGTGTACCGAGTATTAAACTGGTTAAGACCACGAGAACTTGATGACTTAGGGTTAAAAGAGTCTTTGTGTGGTAAATACTTTGGTGAAAAATTAGGGCTAGCAAAAATAGAATATCACTGTGCGGTTAAAGGAAATGCAGATCAGCTAACAGATAGCCAATCCGTTACTATTTTTAGGATCACACAAGAATGTGTTAACAACTGTATAAAACATTCAAACGCCAGTAATTTCTATTTGTTGCTAGATGTGAGTGACAACACTATTGAGTTAAACATTTCAGATGATGGTCATATAAATGATAACAAGATGATTCAAAATTCAAAGGGTGGCTTTGGTCTCATAGGTATTAAAGAACGAGTTATTGCAGCAAATGGCAACTTTGAGATAGACGATAACGTCGGGCATTTTAAGTTGGTAATAAGGCTGCCTCGTCATTAGCCTAGTACTTTATAAACTGTCTGCCTTGAACAACTTAACGTTTTAGCTATTTGAGTCTTGTTAACTCCTTGAGCAAATAGTTCTCTGATTTTATTGTGTAAATCTATATTAGCTGGTTTGCCACGATATTTTCCTTTAGCCTTAGCAATTGCAATGCCTCCGCGCTGACGTTCAAGAAGCATTGAACATTACAGTTAGATTAAAACGGATTAAGCTTTAACTATGATTGATTTTTTACATGTGTTGCGCAAATTAAAAACCACACAAAATATGGCGATAATATGATATTATACGCGGCTTAGTGTGTTCAATTACATCATGTATTAAAGAGAAAAAATTATGAGTTCTATGCCTCCATGCCCTAAGTGCAATTCTGAATATGTATACCAAGATCAGGAAATGTTGATTTGTCCAGAATGTGCTCACGAATGGGATCCTAACCAAGTTGAAGTTGATGAAGATGCTTTAGTGATCAAGGATTCAAATGGTAACCAGATAGTTGAAGGTGACAAGGTTACCTTAATTAAAGACCTTAAAGTTAAAGGTTCATCTTTGGTATTAAAAGTAGGCACTAAGGCAACCATTAAGCGTTTGGTTGATGGTGATCATGACATTGATTGTAAAGTTGATGGTGCCGGTGACATGATGCTGAAATCTCAGTTTGTTAAAAAGCAAAATTAATTAACGTTAGTTAAGCGCTTATTTATTGGTAAATAAGCGCTAGCTATCTAGTCAGTCGAGTGTCTGTTTCTATAAGCTTTTTTCAACGCGTGGTTAGGAACATAATAGCTAATTCACAGCACATCCTGACTTATCACCTGGCGTAACTGAAGTGGCTTATTTAAAATAGCTCAACTTTAATTTTGCTAATCTTCGCCGTCTTAACGCTATTTTAAGTAAAAATTTAACTTATAGACCAATGCGAACATATCTGAACCTCGGCAGCAATGTCGGGGTTTTTCTTTATCTGGGCAATGATTGTTTACTTAATTGGAAAATTTATTGTCACACTCATGTGTTTCATCGTGACTTAGTTAGTAACAACAGCAACTAAGGTAATCAAGATGATGAAAACAATCATTCACGTACTTGTTTTAATTTACACATTAATGAGCAACGATGGGCAGGCTGCCTGTTTAAACACAAAAGTTTCAGGTCAGGGGCAGGCCATTTTACTTATGCCGGGTTTTATCAGTGATGAACGTGT of Thalassotalea insulae contains these proteins:
- a CDS encoding MASE1 domain-containing protein, with translation MISVLITLSAATIEYLLYWLSFSFTVYQGWVNWYWPVGFRVACLALFPFRYWPALLLSGGLAQFSIQVIHLGQPYEQYLHYIYLCFKPVFIFRIFAIIYVKLALKEFTLTKVVPAIKIIAACTFYRLVSNIYIILNNPQYQNIPDERKFEMMMAQFLGGFIAIIVIVPIAFALKEAWINRGKINIRELIHLGLSLVALIATIFFLYQVQPHTVYLMKILIFVPLLWFTYRFGWLGAIAASTTINGLIIFSLFGLNDTQQLLDNELYVITVALMGVLFGALMSEQSKINQVLQTNNRELTQSNQQLSALSANNQALANKVISIQEEERRKLSHELHDEVGQNITALKVELKVLQHQLANDEQSKTYLHLNNAADKIYDSVYRVLNWLRPRELDDLGLKESLCGKYFGEKLGLAKIEYHCAVKGNADQLTDSQSVTIFRITQECVNNCIKHSNASNFYLLLDVSDNTIELNISDDGHINDNKMIQNSKGGFGLIGIKERVIAANGNFEIDDNVGHFKLVIRLPRH
- a CDS encoding helix-turn-helix domain-containing protein; protein product: MLLERQRGGIAIAKAKGKYRGKPANIDLHNKIRELFAQGVNKTQIAKTLSCSRQTVYKVLG
- a CDS encoding zinc ribbon domain-containing protein YjdM encodes the protein MSSMPPCPKCNSEYVYQDQEMLICPECAHEWDPNQVEVDEDALVIKDSNGNQIVEGDKVTLIKDLKVKGSSLVLKVGTKATIKRLVDGDHDIDCKVDGAGDMMLKSQFVKKQN